In the Nerophis lumbriciformis linkage group LG18, RoL_Nlum_v2.1, whole genome shotgun sequence genome, acaactggaaacagggaaaacaaaggtcgtattttgttctgccaaagcgtgctaaaagcccacagagacgagacaaatggctcgcagctttacaccgggaaaacgaggacggttctcactggagtccccccaaaatcccgggtcgtgtgttcggatcacttcgtttctggtaaatataaggaacaaaaatccaccttcttaaccacaacttggctataccgtccatgctaatgttgaacccgttgaatttttactgaataacgttcgacagctgaagttgttgttgttgcgcaacaataacatacggtataaaggccatttccagtaattcagcaaataataaaagtcaaacacaaatacaaatagacggaatagaaattgaaagagtaaatgaaactaaatttctaggtataatgattgatgataaattgaactggaaatctcacgtaaaaaatatacaacataaagtagcaagaaacacgtcaataatgaataaagcaaaacatgttctagacaaaaaatcacttcatattctctactgctcactagtgttaccatatctgagttattgtgcagaaatatggggaaataattacaacagtacacttcattcattaacggtgttacaaaaaagatcagttagaataatacagaatgttggatatggagaacacacaaatcctttatttattgaatcaaagattctgaaattctacgacatagtgaatttgcaaacagctaaaattatacacaaagcaaactataacctgctacccaagaatatacaacaattcttctcaaaaaaagaggagaaatataatcttagggagaaatgtaatttaaaacatttgtatgcacgtacaacacttaagaccttcagtatatcagtatgtggaattaaattatggaatggattaagcaaagcaatcaaacaatgtactaatatgatccacttcaagaaactcttcaaacttaaagtgtttacaaagtacaaagaagaagaaccatgataaacattctgaatttatttaactcatccattctttcactcacaaaataatcttacttatctcaacatatgaaatgtaacttacttcaccaattattatttatttacttattttattgtgattacttatggagtatattgtgaataaattgagaacaggaagtgaacaaaagttttagcaactgttatgtaaaagaaaagggggtaggattaaataagctctgcttcttcctactccttttcgaacatgttgaaaagagaaactggagattgtgatgtatcatgttgtatacttgcatgttcgaaataaactcaaactcaactcaactcaactcaataaatcataatactgaactgaatttgaatgagctctctacagatataataaatatacagatgctggtagccaccgtgtcatccttattatcatttatcaacataccttgggtgatttaacaatttctatgtgatttattcgttatataacaaccgaagctaacaaccgacctggtgcgcttgtgaggtagacataaagatttccaaattccatgtccggccattgtgtaggattatcagtccacgcatctgctggaaggcggtaagggcagtcgtttaatccaactacagaacattttaactcgtattttaacctagcctcactggaaagactatttacataatcatacgccatttccctgcaaaaaatgttctatagaatctctatagaaatatatagaacgctatagaatttcgtcggaatttctttagaactgaagattctatagaatatgtattcaaaattctatagaaattctatagacatcagcttcatgtgctggaaggtcttttcactgttctatagagctgggaattctatagaatatcctatagaaattctatagacattacattatctgatgaaaagtccatagattgttctatagaactgggcattctatagaatgtctaacagaaattctatagacattactttatctgctgaaaggtctatagattgttctatagaactgggcattctatagaatgtctaacagaaattctatagacattatcctttatctgctgaaagttctatagattgttccatggaataaaattctataaaatggcagcagcgctatcaccatagcattgattaatctcattaagttgattcaccagacttgagcttgttttttgaacaatgcaggatgtctccctcaattatgaaaatgttaattttgtatcattcaaaattgtgaggtgtcatttcaaggcggacacccagaacttcggcagactttatttttaaaagtatatttattccaataaatcaatttattgttatttttagagtttttgagttatctataagtaaaaagtgtgaatattttcgtaacttacttttttatgtgataaaattaattttattggacttccaacataaattgatttagcaaaactcagttcaaaggtttaaatcagacctaaaacgtcaggacccgcccacgtacctgcatgcagctgtggaagaacaagcccagacacgtttcttcacggagcccaataggaaaacactttaccgaactcatgtaagtaacaatttatattgttaaaagtcagtatttgccaggatttaaatgtatacattttcaaaagcatggttcaatgttatatttagtttactacttttcccgccgtaacattacaaccccccccccccccccccccaaacacgatagatagaactgctctcgttttgttattaaataacaaaactgttttaaggctgcaatcacaaccaaattcatgtatagttggtaataatcgcgttgtatcaatgtttctcatatccgacactaataagtgcgaatatgtttcaaatcaactttttttttaatttatttatttttccccttcgcgcttgccgtagttgcaaagcagatttcgcgggcagtttgagttggtgatggcggccacaacgtccatgttgacttcactcgctctttctaagctgcccaagtcacgtcggagttcattgacggtaactttgttggcttaaacatcacatttaggtttagggtcttctaggcgcgatgcgagacgtcacaagcgggctaacgttgagccaaacagcagcttcgaggcacgggcggaaatggtgagctagcaaaactagcctcatttattattattagtattattattattatcatccctccattgtttgtaacgtcaggcttgtgtgatcacacagagaaggagtttggcccccagtcaggtcgccaaacggaagcaaggggaggatgatcatcgagacgaaatatattatattaaccacgagcggttctcgagagaagatgaatggagaaaattgggacagtgatgaagaagtccaagttccatggccactcaacaaagcaggaggaaggaagcagtcacaaaccaaatacgtggcaagaattctgagatttggtggtaattaataaacagttgaaaacttttcaattcaattcagtaaaaattatacgttttaccagaagtacattaaatatagatatatttaatatatatatatttaatgtacttctggttttacaccttgaactttcgactttgtttatgtaaagttaaatttaattaatataaatttttttcttccatgattgatagtaatttctcatcagtgcagccctggtatactgaatgtttcaatctgcaatgctgaggtgattgtcatgatagtacagacttaaccttgacaattttttaatatggctgtaagcctgtaaataagggaaagtaaggtgaaatttgtttctcgctgaggtgaatttctgaatcatcagaactgtaggtataccaaagtaatttagtgataacaatctgctgctgaaatgtatgactaactgtacagtttaatttagcttaatgtggcacatatttgtttttacacagaagacacacgtgaactgacgccatatttgaaagccgctcaggatggcaaggatgtaccccttactggtgatttggaatatggcagaggcaagagaaacaaacagccaaagtcttggtcatcagacagtgagagcaaggatgaaagtgttgaggagactctatctgacagacagcaggtacttttatttcagcggtgttgtcgcgatatgaccgaaatagtgttgaaagcgacgttaaacgttaattcactcactcactatttcagtggtgtttcaactgtgtgaggttttgtaggattcaatcccatacttttgaagtaccttgtcagtttttctttatcataaaagttaatcaaatcatgtttcattgtaggctttaaagttattgaatattttgattcaattcgaccaactcagacagaataatattcaagacaaattgaggtgttgacagactttctgcatgtactcgaaaatctatcatttctgcaaacatatttcttcacttcaatggcatataaaagaactgaacacgttttcttgttaatcttgatttttcagaagaaaaagaggaaagtaagccgtacagctgtgggatatgatgctcgggcacaattgaaggcccaacttgctgctgtgagtacatgaatagaatagaataggattttattggttaatcaaagcaccctctcgaggcaaacaatcacaagtgcctagcattcatttgaaatcgaggacgtaaaaattgcatccctggcaactggtttaaaacacaagtttatacttttacttatatgaaaataacactacaaatacctgatgaacagtgcctactgtgtgaatggcttactgctacatgtacatgtagcatattcaaattaatgtgcctacaaggttgcttatacatgtaaaacttatatggtgctgtcagggccgtatccaggacaaattgcttccggaaaacatatgagcgcccaaattaatcataatacaaattatttcatttgatttactattttgacattttcagctgggaagaacttcaccgaaagatacatgtacagaaatggaatccctgaagaaggaagtcctccagttgagagaggaaaacaaatcccttcgagatgcattgagggttgttgaaggtaggttttcttattctagaagtatgttattgtaattatcataggttgatggaaaatatgcttacatgtcgatgtatgaaataactttcttattactgtattttcatctaactttggcctacgggtattgtcgtcatgtacggctgtccatccgtcaccgcaatatttacagaatcgtttcatgtacggaaaccaaacttgttacatctatttatcttagtgtaacaagaagcctatcgaaaatgagtcgtctcggacaatattttccagagttatgccccttttttccaataaaaatccatttatgatttgggataatttcagaactgttgcatatacaacatcctaagttgtgatgtcctcccctctaaataaggggaggacatatggtacttgtttgtttgtctgtctgtccgtccgtttttgtgtgtttctcttatattagcaagagttacgtcccttccttcttgatattttgtctcagctggatatctgattaatacttgaccgacaaatattaaatcttcgcgtggtcaggatgaattaatatatatggttatatatatttttcatctttgattgcttccttaccatgtttcccttgacttgaacaagattcctatcaaaatacccttacattatgatagctggggttagagccgagcggtttggatatcgccagcttcatgttattaatgtatttttttttttattgtgtctgcatcacaatgtacttttttctattaaaggacttcctggcctgctaatgaagatggacgacttatcacgtcaggcaacaatactatcagctcgacgtcctgctgtcgctctgccagagaggagctggccaacagcagcttgacaggaaaaaaatccaatgcttttaaggataagcatgagaaaccaaaactggatgacaagaaagtgtctgctattattggtgagtataagttaaatcaatctgattaaaaccatatccacatcagggaagtggatctgacccttttcctatctccaagtcgttccgtgatcgtttggcatgaagtatagatatccatagcttccagtctgcttggtccatgaattgactgcgagatgttcgttttgacagatttataggcatgggtggtcacattagctttgatctcgtcggaaaccaacatcaagtgacaaagcaaaaaccgcagcgcacggatatctacacctttttctcgtttgatatcttatatcggcattctccgccttactatttaacaactagcgtcgggaatttccgtgagttctgctgcaagttgagaagtgaacgacttttagatagggaatgtgtcagatccccttcccgatgtggatatggtttcaatcagattgaagttaaatatttttattagaattctattaatgcactttcgtgattgttcgaacgccattggggacacccatcaagtacacaacaatattcacaagaaagtgaaatcctgaaaataatttgaaaaatatttcacacactgaatggattttctatatagctaatgaatagtgtacatgcactgtcagaatttgatacagatttgttgcagttcgtaaagcctggcatgattgcaccacatatgattttgtgtgcgtcaagcagtgcaagtgccttacagcatagaaacgcgtgatatgcaatgtatgcagtgtgttgactatccattgcattgattaaatgatagacatcactctctttatcgagctgaaaaatgccatagtgtaactcattgcatgacagctagtgtcttggtgtctgcagacactaattctggtatattttattgatctttcagattttgtgaagaagctccatccctcaagtgaagcaaatgtgataaagaaaataattggagtgaaactgaacattgcgcagaaaatgggaaaaaaagaaggcctcagaaacaaattctgctggacgtctagccgtctctaacagtcggggaagcgcggtgatcatgttgatttatgctgctgacatttatttattacgtcaagatttgagttacatgtatataataaatacaagtcaacattcattcaactgcaatatttgtctttctccattgccagtgttagaccacagattttgtagaatgcctgcccaatcatttctacatcattctgaaccgtattccacagaaagccattccataggagcctgttctatagaactactctttagaactttcttctatagcactattctttagaggagatctatagaaccattctttagaaccctgttctatagaaccattctttagaaccctgttctatagaaccattctttagaatcctgttctatagaacttcggtcctaaagttcattagaaattctatagagatattctttagaaattctatagaacttcggtcctaaagttcattagaaattctatagagatattctttagaaattctatagaacattttttgcagggttagaacagtttaaaatgccgtgaaacctcgttaaatgccttttctgtgagctggtttgttttcaacgaattcaatatggcgaccggttgctaggggattggcaggcggaagtgacgtaggtccgccctcgcctatcggaccaaaaatacaaaaacaaatctgtctggagccgcaaaaagttaaaagccatattacatacagataaattgaattaagaagacttaaaggaaactaaattagctcaaaaatagctacaaatgaggcataatgatgcaatatgtacatatagctagcctaaatagcatgttagcatcgattagcttgcagtcatgcagtgaccaaatatgtctcattagcactccacacaagtcaataacatcaacaaaactcacctttcatgcacaacgttaaaagtttggtgggcaacatgagacagaaaaagaagtggcataaaacacgtcctagaaagtcgcagaaagatatacatgtaaacaaactaaggtgagttcaaggactgcaaaaattagtaggacaaaacggcgctcgccaaatactcgaatcagtgaagcatgtttaatataaacagtgtgatttataactattagggaggtttgcgtcatgtttgtcctcctacagaaaccatattaaaacaaaaaatagattttttttccccctcatctttttccatttttcatacatctttgaaaaagctccagggagccactagggcggcgctaaagagagccgcgggttgtcgacccctgttCTAACCCATGCGTGTCAAACCCCCTCATAGGGCTGCATGGAGCAGTTAAATATATCAAAATTTGCCTATGCCTTTATTTATTATACTTTTtaggtacactgtaaaaaataaataaaattatatataaatatatatatatatatgtattagggctgtgaatttttgggtgtcccacgattcgattcaatatcgatttttcttcaattcaacacgattcccgattcaaaaggattgtctattcattcaacacataggatttcagcaggatctaccccagtctgctgacatgcaagcagagtaaaaagcttttataattgtaaaggacaatgttttatcaactgattgcaataatgtaaatttgtttgaactattaaatgagccaaaaatatgacttattttatctttgtgaaaatattggacacagtgtgttgtcaagcttatgagatgcgatgcaagtgtaagccactgtgacactattgttcttttttacaaatgtctaatgataatgtcaatgagggatttttaatcactgctatgttgaaattgtaactaatattgatactgttgttgataatattcatttttgtttcactacttttggtttgttctgtgtggtgtttttgtctcctctcaattgctctgtttattgcacttctgagtgttgctgggtcggctttgcttttggaattggattgcgttGTTATGGTatttctgtgtattgttttgttggattgattaatttaaaaaaaataaaaaataaaataataaaataatttttttttttttttaatgagaatcgattctgaatcgcacattcgaattcgaatcgattttttcccacacccctatatatatatatatatatatatatatatatatatatatatatatatatatatatatatatatatatatatatatatatatatatatatatctgtagattttacaacaaaaaaaggcaactcagtcaccagaattgtactgtaaaatgtacagtttttttttgtttgtttgttgttgtttttttacaacattttactgtaaatggaaaaatagtaccactgtttttttatttttcattaaaaaaaactggcaagtTAGTCGCCAGAATGTTTTacaactgtaaatggaaagaacaGTACTATTAattttgaaatgtaaaaaaaacaacccaaaaaatgtCAAGTTAGTCGCaagattttttatgtaaaatataccatggttttttttacattgtactgtaattggagaaATAGTACCACTGTGTTTAGTTTTTtgcggagaaaaaaaacaaaactggcaagttagtcgccagaatttttatgtaaaatttaccgtgttttttttacaacatattactgtaaatggaaaaacagtaccactttttttcattctggcaactgagctcccaggttgttgttattttttaaccgtaaaaaaaaaaaatgaaaaaaagtggCAACgtttttacactgtaaaaatacctgtagatttttcaataaaaaaactgtcaactcagtcaccagaattgtactgtaaaatatacagttttaattttagaattttttttttacaacattttactgtaaatggaaaaatagtacaactgtttttttatttttcattaaaaaaaactggcaagttagtcgccagaattttttacaacataagactgtaaatggaaagaacagtaccattgtttttttaatgtaaaaaaaacaacccaaaaactgTCAAGTTAGTCGCaagattttttatgtaaaattgaccatgtttttttttttacattgtactgTAAATGAAGAAATAGTACCACTGTGTTTAGTTTTTtgcggagaaaaaaaacaaaactggcaagttagtcgccagaatttttatgtaaaatttaccgtgttttttttttacaacatattactgtaaatggaaaaacagtaccactttttttcattctggcaactgagctcccaggttgttgttattttttaaccgtaaataaaaaagaaaagaaaaaaagtggcaatgtttttccatttacactgtaaaaatacctgtagatttttcaataaaaaaaactgttaactcagtcaccagaattgtactgtaaaatatagagttttaattttttaatttttttttttacaacattttactgtaaatggaaaaatagtaccactgtttttttatttttcattaaaaaaaactggcaagtTAGTCGCCAAAATTTTTTacaactgtaaatggaaagaacagtaccattgtttttgtaatgtaaaaaaaacaacccaaaaactgTCAAGTTAGTCGcaagattttttattaaaaatgtaccatgttttttttttttacattgtactgTAAATGGAGAAATAGTACCACTGTGCTTAGTTTTTTACGGAGAAAAAAATCAAAACTGGCaaattagtcgccagaatttttatgtaaaatttaccgtggtttttttacaacatattactgtaaatggaaaaacagtaccactttttttcattctggcaactgagctcccaggttgttgttattttttaaccgtaaaaaaaaaaaagaaaaaaagtggcaacgtttttacactgtaaaaatacctgtagatttttcaataaaaaactgtcaactcagtcaacagaattgtactgtaaaatatacagttttaatttttgaattttttattttacaacattttactgtaaatggaaaaatagtacaactgtttttttatttttcattaaaaaaaaactggcaagttagtcgccagaattttttacaacataagactgtaaatggaaagaacaCTAccattgttttttaatgtaaaaaaaacaacccaaaaactgTCAAGTTAGTCGCaagattttttatgtaaaatttaccatatattttttttacattgtactgTAAATGGAGAAATAGTACCACTGTGCTTAGTTTTTTACagcgaaaaaaaacaaaactggcaagttagtcgccagaatttttatgtaaaatttaccgtgtttttttttacaacatattgctgtaaatggaaaaacagtaccacttttttttcattctggcaactgagctcccaggttgttgttattttttaaccgtaaaaaaaaaaaggaaaaaaaagagggCAACGTTATTCCATTTACACTGTAAAAATACCTGtagatttttcaataaaaaaaactgttaattcagttaccagaattgtactgtaaaatatacagttttaatttttgaatttttttttacaacattttactgtaaatggaaaaatagtacaactgtttttttatttttcattttaaaaaaactggcaagttagtcgccagaattttttacaacataggactgtaaatggaaagaacagtaccattgttttttttatgtaaaaaaaccaACCCAAAAACTGTCAAGTTAGTCGCaagattttttatgtaaaatttaccatgtttttttttacattgtactgTAAATGGAGAAATAGTACCACTGTGTTTAGTTTTTtacggagaaaaaaaacaaaactggcaagttagttgccagaatttttatgtaaaatttaccgtgttttttttacaacatattactgtaaatggaaaaacagtaccacttttttcattctggcaactgagctcccaggttgttgttattttttaaccgtaaaagaaaaaaagtggcaacgtttttacactgtaaaaatacctgtagatttttcaataaaaaactgtcaactcagtcaccagaattgtactgtaaaatatacagttttaattttagaattttttattttacaacattttactgtaaatggaaaaatagtacaactgtttttttatttttcattaaaaaaaaactggcaagttagtc is a window encoding:
- the LOC133618082 gene encoding uncharacterized protein; translated protein: MIIETKYIILTTSGSREKMNGENWDSDEEVQVPWPLNKAGGRKQSQTKYVARILRFGEDTRELTPYLKAAQDGKDVPLTGDLEYGRGKRNKQPKSWSSDSESKDESVEETLSDRQQKKKRKVSRTAVGYDARAQLKAQLAALGRTSPKDTCTEMESLKKEVLQLREENKSLRDALRVVEGLPGLLMKMDDLSRQATILSARRPAVALPERSWPTAA